In Candidatus Binatia bacterium, a single window of DNA contains:
- a CDS encoding class I SAM-dependent methyltransferase yields MTTLEPAGPNAEQIQYWNELAGQKWVALQPLLDTQLSPLGQRVMERAGVASGERVLDVGCGCGNSTLDLARRVGPAGTVTGIDISTVMLERARQAAREAGVTQVRFENADAQTHCFSPGSFDVLFSRFGVMFFIDPAAAFANLRDALRPGGRVGFVCWQGLQRNPWMHVPLRAALPHIPPPPLPAPDAPGPFAFADADRVRDILSGAGFTALNIEALNEPLSVGGGQNLDETANFLVHIGPLGRLLRDAEDDVRARVAESVRDAIAPFATPQGVRMPSAAWLVTGQRPC; encoded by the coding sequence ATGACGACACTAGAGCCCGCCGGACCGAATGCGGAGCAGATCCAGTACTGGAACGAGCTGGCCGGGCAAAAATGGGTGGCGTTGCAGCCGCTTCTCGACACCCAGCTCAGTCCGTTGGGGCAGCGCGTGATGGAACGCGCCGGCGTGGCTTCCGGAGAACGCGTGCTCGACGTGGGCTGTGGCTGTGGCAACTCCACTCTCGATCTGGCGCGCCGCGTGGGCCCGGCGGGCACGGTGACCGGCATCGACATCTCGACGGTGATGCTCGAGCGGGCACGCCAGGCCGCACGTGAGGCCGGCGTGACGCAGGTACGATTCGAGAATGCCGACGCGCAAACGCATTGCTTTTCACCGGGCAGCTTCGATGTGCTGTTCTCTCGTTTCGGGGTGATGTTTTTCATCGATCCGGCAGCGGCGTTCGCCAACCTCCGCGACGCCTTGCGGCCGGGCGGCCGCGTCGGGTTCGTCTGTTGGCAGGGACTGCAGCGCAACCCTTGGATGCATGTTCCCTTGAGGGCCGCACTGCCACACATCCCACCGCCGCCGCTGCCTGCACCCGATGCTCCGGGGCCGTTCGCTTTTGCCGACGCCGACCGCGTGCGTGACATCCTGTCGGGCGCCGGCTTCACCGCGCTCAATATCGAAGCGCTCAACGAACCTCTGAGCGTCGGCGGAGGCCAGAATCTCGACGAAACCGCGAATTTCTTGGTCCACATCGGACCGCTCGGACGGCTGCTGCGCGACGCCGAGGATGACGTGCGCGCACGGGTGGCCGAGTCGGTGCGGGATGCCATCGCGCCGTTTGCGACGCCACAGGGCGTGCGCATGCCGTCGGCGGCGTGGTTGGTGACCGGTCAGCGGCCCTGCTGA